CCGCCGTGCGGGAGGTGGCCGGCAAGGCCTAACCCCAACGCTGGGGCCCCCGCGGGTGCGCCTTTGGCGGACCACGTGGGGCTCCAGCCGCGCGTTGCGCTTGCTTGCGCAGGGGCCGCCCGCCCTTGCTGCCTCACCGCATCTCAACTACCGATCCGATGAATAACTTTAGCTACACCCAGGCCAAAACGGCCAAGGAGGCCACCGGCCTTCGCCAGGGGGCCCCCCAGGCCGCCTACATTGCTGGCGGCACCACGCTGTTGGACTTGATGAAGGCCAACTTGGAGGAGCATTCCCAACTGGTAGACATCAACCTCTTGCCTTTTAAAGGCATTGAGCAAACCAGCGACGGGCTGCGCATTGGCGCCATGGAGCGCATGAGCGACGTGGGCGAAAACCCGCTGGTGTTGCAGCAGTACCCGGCCGTGTCGGAGTCGCTGCTGCTGGCGGCCTCGCCGCAGCTGCGCAACATGGCCAGCATTGGCGGCAATATTTTGCAACGTACGCGCTGCGGATATTTTCGCGATGCGGCGTTTCCGTGCAACAAGCGGGTGCCGGGCTCGGGCTGCCCGGCCCTCGACGGCGACAACCACAACTTGGCTATCCTCGGCACCAGCAACGCGTGCATTGCCACGGCTTACCCCGGCGACTTATCGGTGGCCCTGGCGGCCTTCGACGCTGTGCTGACCTTGGAAAACGCCAAAGGCAAGCAGCGCCGCGTGCCCGTCACGGAATTCTACGTGCTGCCTGGTAAGACTCCGCAGCGCGAAACTGTGTTGGAACCCGGCGAACTTATTGTGGCCGTGACCATCCCAGCCGCCGCCCACGCCCGCCGCTCGACCTACCTGAAGGTGCGCGAGCGCGCCAGCTACGCCTACGCCCTGGCCTCGGCCGCGGTGGGGCTTGATGTGCAGGGCGGTACCATCCGCTCGGCCCGCGTGGCCCTGGGTGGGGTGGGCACCAAGCCCTGGCGCAGCCCCGAGGCCGAAAAAGTGCTAACGG
This genomic stretch from Hymenobacter sp. PAMC 26628 harbors:
- a CDS encoding FAD binding domain-containing protein, producing MNNFSYTQAKTAKEATGLRQGAPQAAYIAGGTTLLDLMKANLEEHSQLVDINLLPFKGIEQTSDGLRIGAMERMSDVGENPLVLQQYPAVSESLLLAASPQLRNMASIGGNILQRTRCGYFRDAAFPCNKRVPGSGCPALDGDNHNLAILGTSNACIATAYPGDLSVALAAFDAVLTLENAKGKQRRVPVTEFYVLPGKTPQRETVLEPGELIVAVTIPAAAHARRSTYLKVRERASYAYALASAAVGLDVQGGTIRSARVALGGVGTKPWRSPEAEKVLTGAPATEATFRAAAAAALRGAQPRDDNRFKVELAQNTLVQALTKVAG